The following are encoded together in the Longimicrobium sp. genome:
- a CDS encoding tetratricopeptide repeat protein, with amino-acid sequence MQSPSQLARRILAAAVLLALFAPPLLAQDPIARGVRLFEQGQYAAARRAIEPYAQSHPRDARAAYYVGLTHLSERDVDRAVEWLERAVVLDGRSADHHLNLGNAYGLKAMRASVIRRALLARKAKTEFEAAVSLAPNSVEARWGLMRFYMLAPGVLGGGRERALEQAGEIRRRNAYAGVYAHAAVYREQDDLAAAARELEAGLRHFPDSVGLYVGLGNTYEQMQRLDASVGVFERLMQRQPQEMTAYYQLARLSVLTGNQMERGAVLLRRYLRHTPRAGEPPLSAAHWRLGMIYEREGKLDQARASYRAALTLDPDFKPAQESLAKLGS; translated from the coding sequence ATGCAGTCACCGTCCCAACTCGCGCGCCGCATCCTCGCCGCCGCGGTGCTCCTGGCGCTCTTCGCGCCGCCGCTCCTGGCGCAGGACCCCATCGCCCGCGGGGTGCGCCTGTTCGAGCAGGGGCAGTACGCCGCCGCTCGCCGCGCCATTGAGCCATACGCGCAGAGCCATCCGCGCGACGCTCGCGCCGCCTACTACGTGGGGCTCACGCACCTCTCCGAGCGCGACGTCGACCGCGCAGTGGAGTGGCTGGAGCGGGCCGTGGTACTTGACGGCCGCAGCGCCGACCATCACCTGAACCTGGGAAACGCGTACGGACTGAAGGCCATGCGCGCCAGTGTCATCCGCCGCGCCCTCCTTGCCCGCAAGGCCAAAACCGAGTTCGAGGCCGCCGTGTCGCTGGCGCCCAACAGCGTCGAGGCGCGCTGGGGACTGATGCGCTTCTACATGCTCGCCCCTGGCGTGCTGGGGGGAGGCAGGGAGAGGGCTTTGGAACAGGCGGGCGAGATCCGACGGCGCAACGCGTACGCGGGCGTGTACGCCCACGCCGCCGTCTACCGCGAGCAGGACGACCTGGCGGCCGCGGCGCGCGAACTGGAGGCGGGCCTCCGCCACTTCCCCGACAGCGTCGGCCTGTACGTGGGGCTGGGGAACACCTACGAGCAGATGCAGCGCCTCGATGCGAGCGTGGGCGTTTTCGAGCGCCTGATGCAACGTCAGCCACAGGAGATGACCGCCTACTACCAGCTCGCGCGGCTCAGCGTGCTCACCGGGAACCAGATGGAACGCGGCGCGGTGCTGCTGCGGCGCTACCTGCGCCACACCCCCCGTGCTGGCGAGCCTCCCCTTTCCGCCGCACACTGGCGGCTAGGCATGATCTACGAGCGCGAGGGGAAGCTCGACCAAGCCCGTGCCTCATACCGCGCCGCGCTGACGCTCGACCCGGACTTCAAGCCCGCGCAGGAGTCGCTTGCGAAGCTGGGGAGTTGA